In Citrus sinensis cultivar Valencia sweet orange chromosome 4, DVS_A1.0, whole genome shotgun sequence, one DNA window encodes the following:
- the LOC102611311 gene encoding metal transporter Nramp6-like isoform X2 gives MDIKERRKLGCEHGYATPNAKEVLHGFSIPQFIRKWHNLFLHSALMLSRKIPRFVSIIKDLRSRRTIRTGTERVGLYT, from the exons ATGGACATTAAGGAGAGGAGAAAGCTTGGTTGtg AGCATGGCTATGCAACCCCTAATGCAAAAGAAGTTCTGCATGGATTTTCTATTCCCCAATTCATAAGGAAATG GCACAATCTCTTTCTCCACTCAGCATTGATGCTTTCTAGGAAAATCCCAAGATTTGTTAGTATTATCAAG GACCTACGCTCCAGAAGGACGATTAGGACGGGAACTGAACGAGTTGGTCTATATACCTAA
- the LOC102611311 gene encoding uncharacterized protein LOC102611311 isoform X1 has translation MDIKERRKLGCEHGYATPNAKEVLHGFSIPQFIRKWHNLFLHSALMLSRKIPRFVSIIKSMANKEKASSSISSDEDPSNPLFFHHSNHPGVILVSQPLIEDNYNTWSRNDYGIERKEQNQVY, from the exons ATGGACATTAAGGAGAGGAGAAAGCTTGGTTGtg AGCATGGCTATGCAACCCCTAATGCAAAAGAAGTTCTGCATGGATTTTCTATTCCCCAATTCATAAGGAAATG GCACAATCTCTTTCTCCACTCAGCATTGATGCTTTCTAGGAAAATCCCAAGATTTGTTAGTATTATCAAG TCCATggcaaacaaagaaaaagcttCATCATCGATCTCCAGCGATGAAGATCCAAGTAACCCATTATTCTTTCACCACTCTAATCATCCAGGAGTAATATTAGTGTCACAACCTTTAATTGAAGATAACTATAATACCTGGAGTCGTAATGATTATGGAATTGAGCGCAAAGAACAAAATCAGGTTTATTGA